The Chryseobacterium geocarposphaerae genome window below encodes:
- a CDS encoding WG repeat-containing protein — MKNQNFKRSVIGSFYKAALILFVFFSHFTFAQYQKIYKYDEYHKDWALVKTSSGTFGFIDKQKKLIVKPIYSKIEKFGVLDNNFALVKSISDGYGLIDQSGKERVPAIYSKIEKFDAIKKDWALVKSRSDLYGFVDRTGKEIIPATYTLEEIKTKFQ, encoded by the coding sequence ATGAAAAATCAGAACTTTAAAAGATCAGTAATTGGGTCATTCTATAAAGCAGCGCTAATACTATTTGTATTCTTCAGCCATTTTACTTTTGCTCAATATCAGAAAATTTATAAATATGATGAATACCACAAAGATTGGGCATTGGTAAAGACATCTTCCGGAACATTTGGTTTTATTGATAAGCAAAAAAAGCTGATCGTAAAGCCTATCTATTCCAAAATTGAAAAATTTGGAGTTTTGGATAATAATTTTGCTTTGGTTAAATCGATCTCCGATGGATATGGATTAATTGATCAATCAGGAAAAGAAAGAGTTCCTGCTATCTATTCTAAAATAGAAAAGTTTGACGCCATAAAAAAAGATTGGGCTTTGGTTAAATCAAGATCAGATCTTTATGGTTTTGTGGACAGAACCGGAAAAGAAATAATACCTGCTACTTATACTTTAGAAGAAATAAAGACGAAGTTTCAATAG
- a CDS encoding iron-containing alcohol dehydrogenase has translation MLNFEFKNPTKILFGKGEIAKISNEIPKDAKILMIYGGGSIKNNGVYDQVKEALKDHDLYEFGGVPANPEYEVLINALDFIKEKSITFLLAVGGGSVIDGTKFLSAAANYVGEPWEILKKPVRTFEGEGMPFGSILTLPATGSEMNSGYVISRRETNEKLSSGGPGLFPQFSVLDPEVVKSIPKNQIVNGLTDAYTHVLEQYMTAPSSADLQERIAESILISLQETAPKVLADDFDYEAAGNFMWCCTMALNGLIQKGVITDWAVHAMGHELTAYFGIDHARTLAIIAPSHYRYNFETKKGKLAQYAERVWRIKDGSTEEKAELGIKKLEEFFHSLHIQTKLSEYTEDYKGTAEKVEKAFTDRNWLGLGEYKKLTPQDAYKIVEMSY, from the coding sequence ATGCTTAATTTCGAGTTTAAAAATCCAACAAAAATACTTTTCGGAAAAGGTGAAATTGCTAAAATTTCCAACGAAATTCCTAAAGATGCTAAAATCTTAATGATTTACGGAGGTGGAAGCATCAAAAACAACGGTGTTTACGATCAGGTAAAAGAAGCTTTAAAAGATCACGACCTTTATGAGTTCGGTGGTGTTCCGGCGAACCCTGAATATGAAGTACTGATCAATGCTCTAGACTTTATTAAAGAAAAAAGCATCACCTTCTTATTAGCAGTTGGCGGAGGTTCTGTCATTGACGGAACAAAATTTCTTTCTGCAGCTGCTAATTATGTTGGAGAACCGTGGGAAATCTTAAAAAAACCTGTGAGAACTTTTGAAGGCGAAGGAATGCCTTTCGGAAGCATCTTAACATTACCGGCTACAGGTTCTGAAATGAATTCAGGATACGTGATTTCAAGAAGAGAGACTAATGAAAAGTTATCTTCCGGAGGTCCTGGACTTTTCCCGCAATTTTCTGTTTTAGATCCTGAAGTGGTAAAATCTATTCCTAAAAATCAGATTGTGAATGGATTAACAGATGCTTATACTCATGTTTTGGAACAATATATGACCGCTCCTTCTTCTGCAGATTTACAGGAAAGAATTGCTGAAAGTATTTTAATCAGCTTACAGGAAACTGCTCCGAAAGTGTTAGCGGATGATTTTGATTATGAAGCTGCCGGGAACTTTATGTGGTGCTGTACTATGGCTCTTAACGGATTGATCCAAAAAGGAGTAATTACAGACTGGGCGGTTCATGCAATGGGACATGAATTAACCGCTTATTTCGGAATTGATCACGCCAGAACTTTAGCGATTATCGCTCCTTCACATTACCGTTATAATTTTGAAACTAAAAAAGGCAAACTGGCTCAATATGCAGAAAGAGTCTGGAGAATCAAAGATGGTAGTACAGAAGAAAAAGCAGAACTGGGAATAAAAAAACTGGAAGAATTCTTTCACAGCTTACATATCCAGACCAAACTTTCAGAATATACGGAAGATTATAAGGGAACAGCCGAAAAAGTAGAAAAAGCTTTTACAGACCGAAACTGGTTAGGTTTAGGAGAATACAAAAAACTTACCCCGCAGGATGCCTACAAGATTGTAGAAATGAGCTATTAA